One part of the Solidesulfovibrio sp. genome encodes these proteins:
- a CDS encoding putative phage abortive infection protein, whose translation MKKTGSATHYILSVALNPFTLLLIVLVLWFLGAFLFRFSFGIFAGIFGPINDLQNVFSPVGALFTGIATWGAIYTIYKQVELTARQQFENIFFNLLAIHDKNSRGMLFPTIYLNSMQAEKTRNNGDYIIGKKAFILYYNLLKNIHQYLLYSTKNSPKEGEALPSVIKDDIDDLIRTSFNQEESSLIKPGDIFKTAYDLYHQYTDEYYSNYARHLYHTLKHIDINNHGKITARPYVQILRAQLSIYETALLYYRALWSPDKPSPESHCSKYQLLIEASSFMHLLCDDMAMLFDKGTAGKMNSSAFNCDGKHACHARHPLRNLCVWIKTKFNVC comes from the coding sequence ATGAAAAAGACAGGCAGCGCAACCCATTATATTTTGTCAGTTGCTCTAAACCCATTTACGCTATTGCTGATTGTATTAGTGTTATGGTTTCTCGGTGCTTTTTTGTTTAGGTTTTCATTTGGTATTTTTGCTGGAATTTTTGGGCCAATAAACGATCTACAAAATGTATTTTCACCTGTCGGGGCCTTGTTTACTGGGATTGCGACTTGGGGTGCAATTTACACAATATACAAACAAGTTGAATTGACGGCGCGTCAACAGTTTGAGAATATTTTTTTTAACTTGCTAGCCATACACGATAAGAACTCAAGAGGTATGCTATTTCCTACAATCTACCTCAACTCAATGCAAGCAGAGAAAACAAGAAATAATGGTGATTATATTATCGGTAAAAAGGCATTTATCCTATATTATAATTTATTAAAAAATATTCATCAATACCTGCTATATTCTACTAAGAATTCTCCAAAAGAAGGCGAAGCACTTCCTTCTGTTATTAAGGATGATATCGATGATTTAATTCGCACCAGCTTCAACCAAGAAGAAAGCTCACTAATAAAACCAGGGGACATTTTCAAAACTGCTTATGATTTATATCACCAATATACGGATGAATATTATTCGAATTACGCAAGGCATCTGTATCATACATTAAAGCATATAGATATAAATAACCACGGAAAGATCACGGCAAGGCCGTATGTCCAAATACTTCGGGCGCAACTTTCTATATATGAAACCGCGTTGCTTTACTATCGAGCTCTGTGGTCTCCAGACAAGCCTAGCCCCGAGTCTCATTGTTCTAAGTATCAACTTCTTATTGAGGCGTCATCATTCATGCATCTACTTTGCGATGATATGGCAATGTTATTTGACAAGGGTACTGCTGGAAAGATGAATAGTTCAGCTTTTAATTGTGACGGTAAACACGCTTGCCATGCTCGGCATCCTTTGCGCAACTTGTGTGTGTGGATTAAGACAAAATTTAATGTGTGTTGA
- a CDS encoding ImmA/IrrE family metallo-endopeptidase has product MPAAEYTVLSKAAVIERANSVRRDNFVSDDASIEVLRLVQKLNGTVNINGGAEETLNVNPDKTFVINLPKNTSSVRDVFTIAHELGHFFLHTNFKREGTAKFNRYGSSRSETEANWFAAELLMPRDRFIEVALESGFDHRMIATHFGVSGAAVRVRMSVLGISDSANA; this is encoded by the coding sequence ATGCCTGCTGCAGAGTACACTGTTCTTTCCAAGGCAGCTGTTATAGAACGAGCAAATTCGGTTCGACGTGATAATTTTGTCTCTGATGATGCGTCAATAGAAGTACTTCGCTTAGTGCAAAAGCTGAATGGCACAGTCAATATCAATGGGGGCGCAGAAGAGACTTTGAATGTCAACCCCGACAAAACATTTGTGATAAACTTACCAAAAAACACTTCGTCTGTGAGGGATGTGTTTACAATCGCCCACGAACTTGGACATTTTTTCCTTCACACAAATTTTAAACGAGAGGGGACTGCAAAATTCAATCGATACGGAAGTAGTAGATCAGAAACTGAAGCGAATTGGTTTGCCGCAGAATTGTTAATGCCAAGGGATCGTTTTATAGAGGTAGCGCTGGAGTCAGGATTTGACCACAGAATGATAGCGACTCATTTTGGAGTTTCTGGTGCTGCCGTGAGAGTTAGAATGAGTGTTCTGGGAATTTCTGATTCTGCTAATGCCTAG
- a CDS encoding HGGxSTG domain-containing protein, with protein sequence MDGIDEAERRRLRKLWREHFAEHEKVAAEWRARGYQHPPPVFPPFPDELRGLSCGARTRAGTPCKRKDLYTSARCPLHGGLSTGPTTPEGKAKAAENGRKPKRKNGPHER encoded by the coding sequence ATGGACGGCATTGACGAAGCCGAACGTCGCCGGCTGCGGAAGCTGTGGCGCGAGCACTTTGCCGAGCACGAGAAGGTGGCGGCTGAATGGCGCGCCCGGGGTTACCAGCACCCGCCGCCCGTGTTCCCACCTTTCCCGGATGAACTGCGGGGCCTGTCCTGCGGGGCCAGGACCAGGGCCGGGACGCCGTGCAAGCGCAAAGACCTCTACACAAGCGCCCGCTGCCCGCTCCATGGCGGTTTGTCCACCGGGCCGACGACGCCCGAGGGCAAGGCCAAGGCCGCCGAGAACGGCCGCAAACCGAAGCGGAAAAACGGACCCCATGAGAGGTAG
- a CDS encoding HGGxSTG domain-containing protein, protein MARKTKKPLTPKKEEGTKPTKETPKPMTESEKRRFEEFVTRRQATPLAVKFVTKDGKNGRDAITQDMSYGADNAMAAFSAAAGSVDSDFCCKLLNQAVNASPSAGLETVDHSNAVAATMTGLAPQNELEGLLAAQMSACHNAAMECLRRACVKDQTFEGRKMNMTFADRFMRTFAVQVEALGKYRKGGQQKVVVEHVHVYPGGQAIVGNFNQPPGGRGTPMETTNQPHVSTQSDSKPRPCRFNLAVVKKCSARSKRTGNPCRQPAMANGKCRFHGGKSTGAPVGNKNAWKHGDYSAQAQERRREMRQLLREARQFLAEQDEI, encoded by the coding sequence ATGGCCAGGAAGACAAAGAAGCCACTTACCCCGAAAAAGGAAGAGGGCACCAAGCCCACCAAAGAGACGCCGAAACCCATGACCGAAAGCGAGAAGCGGCGCTTTGAGGAATTTGTGACGCGTCGGCAGGCTACGCCCCTCGCCGTCAAGTTTGTGACGAAAGATGGCAAGAACGGCAGGGACGCTATCACGCAAGACATGTCCTACGGGGCAGACAATGCCATGGCGGCTTTTTCTGCGGCTGCTGGCTCGGTTGATTCCGACTTCTGCTGCAAGCTCCTCAATCAGGCGGTCAATGCGTCGCCGTCGGCCGGGCTTGAAACAGTGGACCATAGCAACGCTGTTGCCGCCACGATGACCGGGCTTGCGCCTCAAAACGAACTTGAAGGGCTGCTTGCCGCTCAAATGTCCGCTTGCCACAACGCGGCCATGGAGTGCTTGCGCCGGGCCTGCGTGAAGGATCAAACGTTCGAGGGCCGCAAGATGAACATGACCTTCGCGGATCGGTTTATGCGGACTTTCGCCGTCCAGGTGGAAGCCCTCGGCAAATATCGCAAGGGCGGCCAGCAAAAGGTGGTGGTTGAGCACGTCCACGTCTACCCCGGCGGCCAAGCCATCGTCGGGAACTTCAACCAGCCCCCCGGGGGGAGGGGAACACCGATGGAAACAACGAATCAACCCCATGTCAGCACGCAATCGGACAGCAAGCCCAGGCCGTGCCGCTTCAACTTGGCGGTGGTCAAGAAATGCTCTGCCCGCTCCAAGCGGACGGGGAACCCCTGCCGGCAACCGGCCATGGCCAACGGTAAATGCCGCTTCCACGGCGGCAAGAGCACGGGAGCGCCTGTGGGGAATAAAAACGCCTGGAAGCATGGCGACTATTCTGCCCAGGCCCAAGAGCGGCGACGGGAAATGCGGCAACTCCTTCGGGAGGCCCGACAATTCCTCGCGGAACAGGATGAAATATGA
- a CDS encoding ERCC4 domain-containing protein translates to MFIVRDTREQAGYAFDGPRYEGVIVEDGNLVTGDYSVKGLESMVACERKELGDLVHCLAQDRPRFVRELERARGMDAFMVVVEAPWSDLAAGQYRSRLDPHSACQSVLSFMARHRVQFFFAGSRAAGEYAVWSFLRQYCEGARKRLAAIVKASDRARPVQQ, encoded by the coding sequence ATGTTCATCGTCCGCGACACCAGGGAACAGGCCGGCTACGCCTTTGACGGCCCCAGGTACGAGGGCGTGATCGTAGAGGACGGGAACCTGGTCACGGGCGATTATTCGGTGAAGGGCCTGGAAAGCATGGTGGCCTGCGAGCGCAAGGAGCTTGGCGACCTTGTTCATTGCCTTGCCCAGGACCGTCCAAGATTCGTCCGCGAACTGGAGCGAGCCCGGGGCATGGACGCCTTCATGGTGGTGGTCGAAGCCCCATGGTCTGACTTGGCCGCCGGGCAGTACCGCAGTCGGCTTGATCCGCATAGCGCCTGTCAGAGCGTCCTTTCCTTTATGGCCCGGCATCGTGTCCAATTTTTCTTTGCCGGCAGTCGGGCGGCTGGTGAATACGCCGTCTGGTCCTTCCTGCGTCAATATTGCGAAGGAGCCAGGAAGCGCCTTGCCGCCATAGTCAAGGCCAGTGATAGAGCCCGGCCCGTCCAGCAATAG
- a CDS encoding DUF927 domain-containing protein, protein MIAALDTLQNPAGFLALLWTDADFDGWLTFFTKTPGGKTVTAAFHRSRLADAEKWALTQAKTANIWHGVCLRKEKPAQNKRGEAKDVIALPGLWLDLDVRGPGHAEKNLPISFEQALDFIKTLPLKPSLIVFTGGGLQPYWLFPEPMRLSTEAEWTRAKNLSERWQRFIIAMGKERGWKLDNTSDLPRVLRLPGTWNRKTDQPVLVTVPAEHVDLAARYDLAAVEAVLPSVETPPDEPDHAEAHDDVADADIKLIVGKCAWARHCRDDAAGLPEPEWYAAMSIWVRCKDGTRLAHDWSKAHPKYSLAETDAKLKQAMSKAGPRTCESIKADFGTHCNGCAARVKSPIVLGRLDRLPEGFQARDTGIFYRVEDNDGNTDWVRVCSPIKVLALTREGDDLEWGRLVEVRDPDGNAHRWAMPMRALRGSGDDLRGELLAMGLDIAPGKGRARLHDFLSLCRPRGRARCVSRIGWHGRRFILPDAVFGLEAGESVILQAERVDNPFKVQGALAEWQDSLGRFCVGNSRLVLSVSAALAAPLLYLACAESGGLHLVGGSSLGKTTALVVAGSVCGGGGVRGYVLQWRATANGLEGVAAGRSDALLCLDELSQVTPQAAGETAYMLTNETGKTRATKQGTARKPAEWRILFLSTGEITLADKIREDGKSRAMAGQLVRVVDIYADAGVGLGIFEDLHGFHDGDAFSRHLKEAAKLTYGVALRAFLEKVTAGYDEAMRVVPALIKSFMTEHCPAGADGQVKRVCNRFALVAAGGECGAAYGVLPWPKGEATRAAARCFQDWLVLRGGTGASEIQAALAQVRAFFQAHGSSRFEVWGDRADETKTINRAGFRRKEDATGAWEYYVPPAAFKSEIARGHDTKRLVKDLVERGLIVPGKDGKPASLHKIPGQPQAAKYYRFAPEVVLDDQADETRQGLTKNRVTTVTRVTEPESQVFPGNPTENQRVTRVTAPDASAEPEAGNPLSVTQVTQPQNGGLPKKDSNIEVVTRVTQLTAENDNSEQKTVPVIDMKPAEGTGLWTGPAEVEI, encoded by the coding sequence ATGATAGCCGCCCTTGATACCCTGCAAAACCCCGCCGGATTTCTCGCCCTGCTCTGGACCGATGCCGACTTCGACGGCTGGTTGACCTTCTTCACCAAGACCCCGGGCGGCAAGACGGTGACGGCGGCCTTCCATCGCTCCCGGCTGGCCGATGCCGAGAAGTGGGCGCTTACCCAGGCCAAGACCGCCAACATCTGGCACGGCGTCTGCTTGCGAAAGGAGAAGCCGGCCCAGAATAAGCGCGGCGAGGCCAAGGACGTGATTGCCCTTCCGGGACTCTGGCTGGACCTCGACGTGCGCGGCCCCGGCCATGCTGAAAAGAATCTGCCGATCAGCTTCGAGCAAGCCCTCGACTTCATCAAGACCTTGCCCCTCAAACCCTCGCTCATCGTCTTCACGGGCGGGGGGCTGCAACCGTACTGGCTTTTCCCGGAACCGATGCGGCTTTCGACGGAAGCGGAATGGACCAGGGCAAAGAACCTGTCGGAGCGGTGGCAACGCTTCATCATCGCCATGGGCAAGGAGCGCGGGTGGAAGCTGGACAACACATCCGATCTGCCCCGCGTGTTGCGCCTGCCCGGCACGTGGAACCGCAAGACGGACCAGCCCGTGCTGGTGACGGTCCCGGCCGAGCATGTGGACCTCGCGGCTCGGTATGATCTGGCCGCTGTCGAAGCCGTGTTGCCCTCGGTGGAGACGCCCCCAGACGAACCGGATCACGCCGAAGCCCACGACGACGTGGCCGATGCCGACATCAAGTTGATCGTGGGCAAATGCGCCTGGGCACGGCACTGCCGCGATGATGCCGCCGGCCTGCCCGAGCCGGAATGGTACGCGGCCATGTCCATCTGGGTTCGGTGCAAAGACGGCACAAGACTGGCCCATGATTGGAGCAAGGCCCATCCTAAGTACAGCCTGGCCGAGACAGACGCCAAGCTCAAGCAGGCCATGAGCAAGGCCGGCCCTCGAACCTGTGAGAGCATCAAGGCCGACTTCGGGACGCACTGCAACGGATGCGCTGCCAGGGTGAAAAGTCCCATCGTCTTGGGCCGGCTGGACCGATTGCCCGAGGGGTTCCAGGCCAGGGACACGGGAATATTCTACCGTGTAGAAGACAATGACGGCAATACTGATTGGGTCCGTGTCTGTTCCCCCATCAAGGTCTTGGCTCTGACCCGCGAAGGCGATGATCTGGAATGGGGCCGACTGGTCGAGGTCCGCGACCCGGACGGCAACGCCCATCGGTGGGCCATGCCCATGCGGGCTTTGCGCGGTTCTGGTGACGATCTACGGGGCGAACTTCTGGCTATGGGACTGGACATCGCTCCTGGCAAAGGCCGTGCTCGCCTGCATGACTTCCTTTCTCTGTGTCGCCCGCGTGGCCGCGCACGATGTGTCTCCCGCATCGGTTGGCATGGCCGCCGGTTCATCCTGCCCGATGCTGTTTTTGGTTTGGAGGCCGGAGAATCCGTCATCCTGCAAGCCGAGCGCGTGGACAATCCCTTCAAAGTCCAGGGCGCGCTGGCCGAATGGCAAGATTCCCTTGGCCGTTTTTGCGTCGGCAACTCCCGGCTGGTGTTGTCCGTGTCCGCTGCCCTGGCCGCGCCGCTGCTGTATCTGGCCTGTGCCGAGTCGGGCGGCCTGCATCTGGTTGGTGGGTCCAGCCTGGGCAAGACCACGGCCTTGGTGGTGGCTGGCTCTGTGTGCGGCGGCGGCGGGGTCAGGGGCTATGTCCTGCAATGGCGGGCCACGGCCAACGGCCTGGAAGGGGTGGCGGCGGGGCGTAGCGACGCGCTTCTCTGCCTGGACGAACTGTCTCAGGTGACGCCCCAGGCAGCGGGCGAGACCGCCTACATGCTGACCAACGAAACCGGCAAGACCCGGGCCACCAAGCAGGGAACCGCCCGGAAGCCGGCGGAATGGCGCATCCTGTTCTTGAGCACTGGGGAAATCACCCTGGCCGACAAGATCAGGGAGGACGGCAAAAGCCGGGCCATGGCGGGCCAGTTGGTGCGCGTCGTGGACATCTACGCCGATGCTGGCGTGGGGCTCGGCATCTTCGAGGACTTGCACGGCTTCCACGATGGAGACGCCTTTTCCCGCCACCTAAAGGAAGCCGCCAAGCTGACCTATGGCGTGGCTTTGCGGGCGTTCCTGGAGAAGGTGACGGCCGGCTATGACGAAGCCATGCGGGTGGTCCCGGCGCTCATCAAGTCTTTCATGACGGAACACTGTCCGGCCGGGGCCGATGGCCAAGTCAAGCGTGTGTGCAACCGTTTTGCCCTGGTGGCCGCTGGTGGCGAGTGCGGCGCGGCCTACGGGGTCTTGCCCTGGCCCAAGGGCGAGGCGACCCGGGCGGCGGCGCGATGCTTCCAGGATTGGCTGGTGTTGCGCGGCGGCACGGGCGCGTCTGAGATTCAAGCCGCCCTTGCTCAGGTCCGGGCTTTCTTCCAGGCACACGGGTCCAGCCGGTTCGAGGTGTGGGGCGACCGGGCCGACGAAACCAAGACCATCAACCGGGCCGGGTTTCGCCGCAAGGAAGACGCTACGGGCGCTTGGGAATACTACGTGCCGCCGGCCGCCTTCAAATCGGAAATCGCCCGGGGGCATGACACCAAGCGGCTGGTCAAAGATCTGGTCGAGCGCGGTCTCATCGTTCCAGGCAAAGATGGCAAGCCCGCCTCCCTGCATAAAATCCCCGGGCAACCGCAGGCTGCGAAATATTATCGCTTCGCGCCCGAGGTGGTCCTCGACGATCAGGCCGACGAAACGCGCCAGGGATTAACGAAAAATAGGGTTACTACGGTTACCAGGGTTACCGAACCGGAATCACAGGTCTTTCCCGGTAACCCAACCGAAAACCAGAGGGTTACCAGGGTTACCGCGCCGGATGCCTCGGCCGAACCAGAAGCGGGTAACCCTCTTTCGGTAACCCAGGTAACCCAACCCCAAAACGGAGGGTTACCAAAAAAAGATAGCAATATTGAAGTGGTAACCCGGGTAACCCAGCTAACCGCCGAAAACGATAACTCCGAACAGAAAACGGTCCCGGTCATCGACATGAAGCCGGCCGAGGGAACCGGCCTATGGACCGGCCCGGCGGAGGTGGAGATATGA
- a CDS encoding helix-turn-helix domain-containing protein, with protein MDTKMQNPGDGRGFAEKVVVSGDETILPSPAENGNDNSASAQRSRLLAALHKGPVSTLAARKYHDILHPAARVLELRARGHMIDTVPTDDFTSEGKPHRVALYLYRGMKGAE; from the coding sequence ATGGACACCAAAATGCAAAACCCCGGTGACGGCCGGGGCTTTGCGGAAAAGGTGGTTGTCAGCGGTGACGAAACCATTCTGCCCAGCCCTGCCGAAAATGGCAACGACAATTCCGCTTCGGCCCAGCGGTCCCGGCTGTTGGCCGCTCTGCACAAAGGCCCCGTCTCGACCCTGGCCGCTCGCAAGTATCACGACATCCTTCACCCTGCCGCACGGGTTCTGGAGCTCCGCGCACGCGGACATATGATTGATACGGTACCGACCGATGACTTCACGTCTGAAGGTAAGCCCCACCGTGTCGCCCTGTACCTCTATCGGGGCATGAAGGGGGCGGAATGA
- a CDS encoding AlpA family phage regulatory protein, translated as MAVHQHLSEASLLRLPQIVGDKKRGIPPLVPVSRSTWWAGVKTGRFPKPVRIGERCVAWRAKDIEALIERLQ; from the coding sequence ATGGCAGTGCATCAGCATCTTTCCGAGGCATCCCTTCTGCGGCTTCCTCAAATCGTCGGTGACAAGAAACGTGGCATCCCGCCGTTGGTCCCTGTGTCGCGGTCCACATGGTGGGCGGGCGTCAAGACCGGCCGTTTCCCCAAACCTGTCCGCATCGGTGAGCGGTGTGTCGCTTGGAGGGCCAAGGACATCGAAGCCCTTATCGAGCGGTTGCAGTAG
- a CDS encoding AlpA family phage regulatory protein — MQADIHKSERLLRLPQVLDRVGYKRSRFLDLVRQGVFPRPVKLGARAVAWPESQIDELVNRLASGKGT, encoded by the coding sequence TTGCAAGCCGATATTCACAAGTCCGAGCGTCTCCTTCGTCTCCCCCAAGTCCTCGACCGCGTTGGCTACAAGCGTAGCCGCTTCCTCGACCTTGTGCGCCAAGGCGTGTTTCCCCGGCCCGTGAAGCTGGGGGCGCGTGCTGTGGCGTGGCCTGAAAGCCAGATTGACGAACTGGTGAACCGGCTGGCGTCGGGCAAGGGGACGTAG
- a CDS encoding phage integrase central domain-containing protein, whose translation MPKKVLPLTDAAVRNAKPQAKAFKLSDGGGLYLEVLPSGGKSWRMKYRLNGQEKRIVFGLWPDVTLKQARQRRDAARSLVAGGIDPGASIKQEKAEARANAVTFEKVAREWLAKISPTWVDSHADKMTRRFEVELFPWLGALPIKDIKAAELLAVIRRIEARGAKDTARRMMQSTGQVFRYAVACGLAERDISVDLRGALQPRNVKHHASVTDPKEVARLLRFIENYTGSFVVRCALRLAPLVFLRPGELRKGEWSEIDFDKAEWRIPAERMKMNEQHLVPLSTQSLAILRELHPLTGAGKYIFPGRGSAAIPMSENTLNAALRYLGFEKREMTSHGFRSMASTLLNELGWLHDAIERQLAHGERDTVRAAYNFAQYLPERRKMMQAWADYLDTLKAGAKVTPLHATAGE comes from the coding sequence ATGCCCAAGAAGGTCTTGCCTCTCACCGACGCGGCCGTCAGAAACGCCAAGCCCCAGGCCAAAGCCTTCAAGCTGTCGGACGGCGGCGGCCTTTATCTGGAGGTGCTGCCATCGGGCGGCAAGTCCTGGCGCATGAAGTACCGTCTCAACGGCCAAGAGAAGCGGATCGTCTTCGGCCTGTGGCCCGACGTGACTCTCAAGCAGGCCCGGCAACGCCGCGATGCAGCCCGGTCCCTGGTGGCCGGCGGCATCGACCCGGGCGCGTCCATCAAGCAGGAGAAGGCCGAGGCCCGCGCCAACGCCGTGACCTTCGAGAAGGTGGCCCGGGAATGGCTGGCGAAGATAAGCCCCACCTGGGTGGACTCCCACGCCGACAAGATGACGCGGCGCTTCGAGGTCGAGCTTTTCCCCTGGCTGGGGGCGCTTCCCATCAAAGACATCAAGGCGGCCGAACTGCTGGCCGTCATTCGCCGCATCGAAGCCCGGGGAGCCAAGGACACGGCCCGGCGCATGATGCAGAGCACCGGACAGGTTTTCCGCTACGCCGTGGCCTGCGGTCTGGCCGAGCGCGACATATCCGTCGATCTGCGGGGAGCTTTGCAGCCTCGCAACGTCAAGCACCATGCGTCCGTCACCGACCCCAAGGAGGTGGCGCGGCTACTGCGGTTCATCGAGAATTACACAGGGTCTTTCGTGGTCCGCTGCGCCCTGAGGCTGGCCCCGCTGGTATTTCTTCGTCCTGGAGAACTGCGAAAAGGCGAGTGGTCGGAAATCGACTTTGACAAAGCGGAATGGCGCATCCCGGCCGAGCGCATGAAGATGAACGAACAGCATCTTGTGCCGCTCTCCACGCAATCCCTGGCCATCCTGCGGGAACTGCATCCCCTGACCGGAGCGGGCAAGTACATCTTTCCCGGCCGGGGTTCGGCCGCCATCCCCATGTCCGAGAATACGCTCAATGCGGCCTTGCGCTACCTTGGGTTCGAGAAGAGGGAAATGACCTCGCACGGCTTCCGCTCCATGGCCTCAACCCTGCTCAATGAATTGGGCTGGCTTCATGACGCCATCGAGCGCCAGCTTGCCCACGGGGAGCGTGATACCGTCCGGGCGGCCTACAACTTCGCGCAATACCTGCCCGAGCGCCGCAAGATGATGCAGGCATGGGCCGACTACCTGGACACGCTCAAGGCCGGGGCGAAGGTGACGCCGCTTCACGCGACGGCCGGGGAATGA
- a CDS encoding bifunctional riboflavin kinase/FAD synthetase: protein MIVVTRVADIHEALSGVCLTIGNFDGVHMGHAKLLTRVRDRAAAMGLVSVALTFAPHPRKVLLGAGAPPAITSLEHKLECMEAAGVQVVVVLPFTRELAAREPEDFVRTVLVEGLLLKHLVIGYDYAFGKGRRGNFELLSALGQKYGFGVERLDPVIINGAVVSSTRIRDMVLAGNVWDARPLLGRFHQVRGLVAHGHKRGRKLGFPTANLAFREELVPLTGVYAVWVEVGGVIRPGVANIGKNPTFGEFEMSVEAHILDFKGKIYDEPIRVHFVQRIRSEKKFSGPDELVARIREDIGLARMILAAPDARP, encoded by the coding sequence ATGATTGTCGTCACCCGTGTCGCGGACATCCACGAAGCCCTCAGCGGCGTCTGCCTGACCATCGGCAATTTCGACGGCGTGCACATGGGCCATGCCAAGCTGCTCACCCGCGTGCGCGACCGGGCCGCCGCCATGGGGCTGGTCAGCGTGGCGCTGACCTTCGCCCCCCACCCACGCAAGGTCCTGCTCGGCGCCGGCGCGCCGCCGGCCATCACCTCCCTCGAGCACAAGCTCGAATGCATGGAGGCCGCGGGCGTGCAGGTGGTCGTGGTGCTGCCGTTCACCCGCGAACTGGCCGCCCGCGAACCCGAGGACTTCGTGCGCACCGTGCTGGTCGAGGGCCTTTTGCTCAAGCACCTCGTCATCGGCTACGACTACGCCTTCGGCAAGGGCCGGCGCGGCAACTTCGAGCTGCTCTCGGCCCTGGGCCAGAAATACGGCTTCGGCGTCGAACGCCTGGACCCGGTCATCATCAACGGCGCCGTCGTCTCCTCCACCCGCATCCGGGACATGGTCCTTGCCGGCAACGTCTGGGACGCCAGGCCCTTGCTCGGCCGCTTCCACCAGGTGCGGGGCCTGGTGGCCCACGGCCACAAGCGCGGCCGCAAGCTCGGCTTTCCCACGGCCAACCTGGCCTTTCGCGAGGAGCTGGTGCCCCTGACCGGCGTCTACGCCGTCTGGGTGGAAGTGGGCGGCGTGATCCGGCCGGGCGTGGCCAACATCGGCAAAAACCCCACCTTCGGCGAATTCGAGATGTCCGTCGAAGCCCATATCCTGGACTTCAAGGGCAAGATCTACGACGAGCCCATCCGCGTGCATTTCGTGCAACGCATCCGCTCCGAGAAAAAATTTTCCGGCCCCGACGAGCTGGTCGCCCGCATCCGCGAGGACATCGGCCTGGCCCGGATGATCCTGGCCGCGCCCGACGCCAGGCCCTGA